One part of the Aspergillus luchuensis IFO 4308 DNA, chromosome 5, nearly complete sequence genome encodes these proteins:
- a CDS encoding rhomboid family protein (COG:S;~EggNog:ENOG410PGNB;~InterPro:IPR035952,IPR013861;~PFAM:PF01694,PF08551;~TransMembrane:6 (o6-27i39-61o73-90i102-120o132-153i174-207o);~go_component: GO:0016021 - integral component of membrane [Evidence IEA];~go_process: GO:0006890 - retrograde vesicle-mediated transport, Golgi to endoplasmic reticulum [Evidence IEA]), with product MAPRVNIPPATRICLISLLTLSLLYNIARWRQLDTTPGAPAITPIIPYLTLVPSQFLFYPWTLLTATFVEQNIFTVLLNAATLFYGGKYLERAWGSREFAKFILAIAVIPNVAIVPLYILGAALRSGSSSGLTQICGGISIQASFLVAFKQLVPEHTVTIFKGLVKMRVKHFPALFLFLNTISGVVFGTHVAAILAWLGLLTSWTYLRFFKRQPDLTGTSTDGLGIKGDASETFAFACLFPDVLQPPIAFLSDQVYALLVAVRICTPFSEEDIASGNQQVLARGEAGLPSLLSNHRNGRAMAKREEAERRRALALKALDQRLQAAAAGRVQPATSAVNQQGSSHTQTPTPTVSAGQSMLGETSYTPDHA from the exons ATGGCGCCTCGAGTCAATATCCCTCCAGCGACCCGCATCTGTCTTATCAGccttctcaccctctccttGCTGTATAATATCGCCCGATGGCGGCAACTTGACACCACGCCCGGCGCACCCGCCATCACCCCGATTATACCCTATTTGACACTCGTTCCTTCacaatttcttttctatccGTGGACCCTCCTTACTGCGACATTTGTGGAGCAGAACATCTTCACCGTGCTTTTGAACGCGGCCACTCTCTTTTATGGCGGAAAATACCTGGAGCGCGCATGGGGATCCCGGGAGTTCGCGAAGTTCATCCTAGCCATCGCCGTCATCCCGAACGTGGCGATTGTTCCGCTCTATATTCTAGGAGCTGCCCTCAGGAGCGGCTCCAGCAGCGG CCTCACGCAGATATGCGGCGGTATCTCGATTCAAGCATCCTTTCTGGTCGCCTTCAAACAACTTGTCCCTGAGCATACGGTGACTATTTTCAAAGGCTTGGTCAAAATGCGGGTGAAGCACTTTCCCGCTCTGTTTTTGTTCCTGAACACGATCAGCGGGGTTGTCTTTGGCACGCATGTCGCAGCGATTCTTGCCTGGCTCGGCCTCTTGACCAGTTGGACCTACCTTCGCTTCTTCAAACGCCAGCCTGATCTTACCGGCACATCGACCGATGGGCTAGGCATCAAGGGTGATGCCAGCGAGACTTTTGCGTTTGCATGCCTCTTCCCGGACGTGCTTCAGCCACCAATCGCCTTTCTATCCGATCAAGTTTATGCTCTGCTGGTCGCCGTCAGGATCTGTACACCCTTCTCCGAGGAAGACATTGCCTCGGGTAACCAGCAGGTTCTGGCACGGGGCGAGGCAGGTCTTCCCAGTCTTCTTTCCAACCATCGCAACGGACGGGCCATGGCGAAGCGGGAAGAAGCGGAGCGCAGACGGGCTTTAGCACTCAAGGCTCTCGACCAGAGGCttcaagcagcagcagcaggaagggTGCAGCCAGCGACGTCTGCAGTGAATCAGCAAGGATCCAGCCATACTCAGACTCCGACACCCACAGTCTCAGCGGGCCAGAGTATGTTGGGAGAAACCAGCTATACCCCCGACCATGCGTGA
- a CDS encoding uncharacterized protein (COG:S;~EggNog:ENOG410Q5AV) has protein sequence MEHPPPSHYDELSPPSSVAGQIWDMALTDPDYASHILDSNDTAVPVSARLTRLAHLASHFNPTSKSDSMTLHHCLETLESLLDPRPALTQELARCRPMSHSRQSNSIASISTTDSQDLGNSVASLEEMSHPPLKDILREVTTLREEFDRRRKESSEIYELLTREREILARKIGELDDEIHELNTDILEDTAEREAIQGTIRGLESWVDEWHKQRLLIAAKKQSAASRRNGQRRWTKCKVEEVEGDGEALFEGITAWMRGWKDVEEVFRIREQNRTLRREERQKTRAKYV, from the exons ATGGAACACCCGCCTCCATCTCATTACGATGAGTtatcccctccttcctcggtAGCGGGCCAGATCTGGGACATGGCGCTCACGGACCCCGACTATGCCTCCCATATCCTCGACTCCAACGACACCGCCGTTCCCGTCTCCGCGCGTCTCACAAGACTAGCCCATCTGGCATCCCACTTCAATCCGACCTCCAAATCCGACTCCATGACCCTTCACCACTGTCTCGAGACCCTCGAATCCCTGCTGGACCCACGCCCAGCCTTGACGCAAGAGCTCGCCCGATGCCGTCCTATGAGCCATTCCCGACAGTCCAACTCCATCGCTTCCATCTCCACGACCGACTCCCAAGATTTGGGCAATTCTGTCGCTTCGCTCGAAGAGATGTCACACCCTCCTCTCAAGGATATCTTAAGAGAGGTTACGACACTCAGAGAGGAATTCGACCGTCGTCGCAAGGAGTCCTCCGAGATATATGAGTTGCTCACACGAGAACGCGAAATACTAGCCCGGAAGATCGGCGAACTGGATGATGAAATTCACGAACT aaatacaGACATTCTCGAAGACACCGCTGAGCGGGAAGCGATCCAAGGCACGATACGAGGGCTCGAGagttgggtggatgaatggcACAAACAGCGCCTATTGATTGCCGCTAAGAAACAGAGTGCTGCCTCACGGCGAAATGGCCAACGAAGATGGACGAAATGCAAAGTCGAAGAGGTCGAGGGCGACGGCGAAGCCCTGTTTGAGGGAATAACGGCATGGATGCGAGGATGGAAGGACGTCGAGGAGGTTTTTCGCATCCGAGAGCAGAATCGCACtttgagaagggaagaaagacagaaGACACGGGCAAAATACGTATGA
- a CDS encoding mitochondrial 54S ribosomal protein mL61 (COG:J;~EggNog:ENOG410PQK7;~InterPro:IPR040049,IPR036249,IPR007741;~PFAM:PF05047;~go_component: GO:0005739 - mitochondrion [Evidence IEA];~go_function: GO:0003735 - structural constituent of ribosome [Evidence IEA]): MVNLFKRMRKLKTLLNIQVGTGAATLPTVANASKEFPAITRLHLTYARKIYGGHQGARHFWRNCLPRLKYHNPAIPMTVRQTEEQEGPAALTIYFAERASNAASLLSAKDVTDKHAPAPGEAEQTAVLDVKNLDYKDIWAKVKNMTGAQEIQPTPEQESELQKLEQMRQQSDKDRARIAAIRQAKADQERMLQEARGEVEKLRQL; the protein is encoded by the exons ATGGTCAACCTCTTCAAGCGGATGCGGAAGCTGAAAACC CTCCTCAACATCCAAGTCGGCACCGGAGCCGCAACCCTCCCCACTGTCGCAAACGCCTCGAAAGAATTTCCCGCCATCACGCGGCTGCACCTCACATACGCCCGCAAGATCTACGGCGGACACCAAGGCGCGCGACATTTCTGGCGCAACTGCCTCCCCCGACTCAAGTACCACAACCCAGCGATTCCCATGACGGTGCGCCAAACAGAGGAACAAGAAGGTCCCGCCGCATTGACGATCTACTTCGCCGAGCGCGCCAGCAACGCCGCATCCCTGCTCTCCGCCAAGGACGTCACGGACAAGCATGCCCCGGCCCCCGGAGAGGCGGAGCAGACCGCTGTTCTGGATGTGAAGAACCTCGACTACAAGGATATCTGGGCTAAGGTGAAGAACATGACGGGCGCGCAGGAGATTCAGCCTACTCCGGAGCAGGAGTCTGAGTTGCAGAAGTTGGAGCAGATGAGGCAGCAGAGTGATAAGGATCGCGCGCGTATAGCGGCTATTCGTCAGGCTAAGGCGGATCAGGAACGTATGTTGCAGGAGGCTAGGGGTGAGGTTGAGAAGTTGAGGCAGTTGTAG
- a CDS encoding epsin (BUSCO:EOG09264881;~COG:F;~EggNog:ENOG410PHV8;~InterPro:IPR008942,IPR013809,IPR003903;~PFAM:PF01417,PF02809) produces MSKVVRSVKNVTKGYSSVQVKVRNATSNDPWGPTGTEMAEIAALTFSSPTDFYEIMDMLDKRLNDKGKNWRHVLKSLKVLDYCLHEGSELVVTWARKNVYIIKTLREFQYVDEDGRDVGQNVRVAAKELTSLIMDEDRLRSERSDRKLWKSRVSGLDDQGYGQEPPRRERRERRRATNDDEDAEYRLAIEASKYEAEEERKRRAKEAGAEDDEDLARAIKLSKEEEELRKRELEESNAQSLFDDTPVPTAQAQPTGYNQGYQQQNAVDWFGNPINPQQPLTTGYLNNQYAQPTGFQGQMTGMPNGYANGFQGQPSAFDQNPYGQQQQQNFLQPQATLQPQHTAFNTNNPWGAPGSTDFFSQQQQQQPPQQHQQFQNQQPQDNFLSTGTNNPWATNQQSADALKPMPTGSNNPFAQRTQQQFQPKPAQTGPPSLNTLAEERATTSFNPIANFQSPQNLAPPQQSFGPPKSTPPQMQDPHRAQLNALLASGEGQDTFGNTGDLRIPAQHTAPGTFVNSAGQGLDRLRATRTGNNPFFGQQPQQQQFVPQQTGFAQPANNPWGGQQAYHQPQQGGSLIDL; encoded by the exons ATGTCCAAAGTCGTGCGCAGTGTCAAGAACGTGACCAAAGGTTATTCCTCCGTCCAGGTCAAAGTTCGAAATG CCACAAGTAATGACCCCTGGGGCCCTACGGGGACCGAAATGGCAGAGATTGCTGCCTTGACGTTCAGCAG CCCGACCGATTTCTACGAGATCATGGATATGCTGGACAAGCGCTTGAAcgacaagggcaagaacTGGCGCCACGTACTCAAGTCATTGAAGGTCCTCGATTACTGTTTACATGAAGGCTCCGAGTTGGTTGTCACCTGGGCCCGAAAGAACGTCTACATCATCAAGACCTTGCGCGAGTTCCAATacgttgatgaggatggtcgAGATGTTGGTCAAAATG TCCGTGTTGCCGCCAAGGAACTTACATCCCTCATTATGGACGAAGATCGACTGCGCAGTGAGCGCTCCGACCGCAAGTTGTGGAAGTCCCGTGTGAGCGGACTCGATGACCAAGGCTATGGGCAGGAACCGCCGCGCCGTGAGCGGCGCGAGCGTCGCCGTGCGACcaacgatgacgaggatgccgagTATCGGTTGGCCATTGAGGCAAGCAAGTACGAAGCCGAGGAGGAACGCAAGCGCCGCGCCAAGGAGGCTGGcgccgaggatgacgaggacctGGCTCGGGCGATCAAGCTcagcaaggaagaggaagagctgcGCAAgcgcgagctggaggagagcaATGCGCAGTCGCTCTTTGACGACACTCCTGTGCCGACTGCCCAGGCACAGCCCACTGGCTACAACCAGGGCTATCAGCAGCAGAACGCCGTCGACTGGTTCGGCAACCCCATCAatcctcaacaacccctGACCACGGGCTACCTGAACAACCAATATGCGCAGCCCACTGGGTTCCAGGGACAGATGACGGGTATGCCCAACGGATACGCCAATGGATTCCAGGGCCAACCCTCCGCATTCGATCAGAACCCCTAtggacagcagcaacagcagaacTTCCTGCAGCCGCAAGCAACGCTACAACCGCAACACACTGCCTTCAATACCAACAACCCTTGGGGCGCTCCCGGCAGcaccgacttcttctcccagcagcaacagcaacagccgccgcagcagcaccaacagTTCCAGAATCAGCAACCGCAGGACAACTTCCTGTCGACCGGCACCAACAACCCATGGGCCACTAACCAGCAATCGGCGGACGCGCTGAAGCCCATGCCCACTGGATCCAACAACCCATTTGCGCAGCGtacgcagcagcagttccaGCCCAAGCCCGCACAGACTGGACCCCCGTCCTTGAACACGCTGGCCGAAGAGCGAGCCACCACTTCGTTCAACCCAATCGCCAACTTCCAGTCCCCTCAGAACCTTGCACCGCCACAGCAGAGCTTCGGACCTCCGAAGAGCACACCTCCGCAAATGCAAGATCCGCACCGCGCCCAGCTCAATGCGCTGCTGGCGTCCGGCGAAGGCCAGGACACGTTTGGCAACACTGGCGATCTGCGTATTCCTGCGCAGCACACCGCTCCTGGTACATTTGTCAACTCCGCTGGTCAAGGATTGGATCGGTTACGGGCGACACGCACCGGTAACAACCCATTCTTCggccagcagccgcagcagcagcaatttGTGCCGCAGCAGACGGGCTTTGCACAGCCAGCCAACAACCCTTGGGGCGGCCAACAGGCGtaccatcaacctcaacagGGTGGCAGTTTGATAGACCTGTAG
- a CDS encoding WD40 repeat domain-containing protein (COG:S;~EggNog:ENOG410PSPM;~InterPro:IPR015943,IPR001680,IPR017986;~go_function: GO:0005515 - protein binding [Evidence IEA]), with the protein MDIDTNGVTTENKSEVVDELPPKADMEVDGDGDVSMGGRPDSQDQEPEPAPVPAPVAPTFTLTTGHSVGVQITPAKAADLGPNTAILDLASDDHVTRTLWRPRDPTTVVAAGDTFCSLWRLSSSSDPVQEKLVANKGDSTCVSAVAWDPLGQKLAVATYNDMRGSITMYDVSGNAVDLLPEVPRMITGLHWAESGSHLIVVASDSRISELALWDDSLRPDEFPSPQVIEGSIFDLCWLGSNQAFACGNGTVYQCDVDSSIHIAKTFSSGDPDQPWSFIRCANAGSSPVAVTASSANATLWVPTHDMRHEGAHEGDITAIELKPNMEQQQQPETAQTIVLATSSTDDTVKVWHLELESKQFNCIHRLFLGPSAPALASTFSPDGYALAAASKESLFIWNAQRGGTALATWKVPGPGEQKKEEESSPMVNGHNGTAESVPDRSLAWDTDGKKLAFGYGNQLAIVNLQR; encoded by the exons ATGGACATTGACACTAATGGAGTAACGACTGAAAATAAGTCCGAGGTAGTCGATGAGTTGCCTCCAAAAGCCGACATGGAGGTGGACGGTGACGGAGATGTGAGCATGGGCGGCCGACCGGATTCGCAGGACCaggaaccagaaccagcacCAGTACCAGCACCGGTGGCGCCGACCTTCACGTTAACCACCGGCCACAGCGTTGGCGTCCAGATCACCCCCGCCAAGGCCGCCGACCTTGGGCCCAACACCGCCATCCTCGATCTGGCTAGTGATGATCACGTGACTCGCACCCTCTGGCGCCCTCGGGACCCTACTACCGTCGTGGCCGCCGGTGATACCTTCTGCAGCCTGTGGAGgctgtcttcatcctcggatCCGGTACAGGAGAAACTCGTAGCGAACAAGGGGGATAGCACCTGTGTTTCGGCAGTCGCCTGGGACCCATTGGGCCAGAAGCTGGCCGTCGCGACCTACAATGACATGAGGGGCTCCATCACCATGTATGACGTCTCTGGAAATGCGgtcgatcttcttcccgaAGTACCGCGGATGATTACTGGGTTGCACTGGGCGGAAAGCGGGTCCCATTTGATCGTGGTTGCCTCGGACAGCCGAATCTCTGAGCTAGCGCTCTGGGACGACTCATTACGACCAGACGAATTCCCATCGCCTCAGGTTATCGAGGGATCAATCTTTGACCTTTGTTGGTTGGGCTCCAACCAGGCTTTTGCTTGTGGTAACGGGACGGTATATCAATGCGATGTCGATTCGAGTATCCACATCGCCAAGACGTTCTCATCTGGCGACCCTGACCAGCCTTGGTCATTCATCCGCTGTGCGAATGCCGGCTCTTCACCCGTGGCGGTAACTGCATCTTCCGCTAATGCTACACTATGGGTGCCTACCCATGACATGCGCCATGAGGGTGCCCATGAAGGCGACATTACGGCTATCGAGCTGAAGCCCAATatggaacagcagcaacaaccagaAACAGCACAAACGATCGTTTTGgccacttcctccaccgaCGACACGGTCAAGGTATGGCATTTGGAGCTGGAGTCTAAACAGTTCAACTGTATCCACCGATTGTTTCTCGGCCCGTCGGCACCCGCTCTCGCTAGCACTTTCTCTCCCGACGGATACGcccttgctgctgccagTAAAGAGAGTTTGTTCATCTGGAATGCACAGCGAGGAGGCACTGCGTTGGCCACATGGAAAGTGCCGGGTCCCGGCGAgcagaaaaaggaggaagagtctAGTCCCATGGTGAATGGACACAATGGCACTGCGGAGTCGGTGCCGGATCGCAGTCTAGCTTGGGATACCGATGGCAAAAAGCTTGCTTTCGGCTATGGAAACCAG CTGGCCATCGTAAATCTGCAGCGCTGA
- the trpE gene encoding anthranilate synthase TRP2 (BUSCO:EOG09262L1P;~COG:E;~EggNog:ENOG410PHJG;~InterPro:IPR005256,IPR005801,IPR019999,IPR006805, IPR015890;~PFAM:PF00425,PF04715;~go_function: GO:0004049 - anthranilate synthase activity [Evidence IEA];~go_process: GO:0000162 - tryptophan biosynthetic process [Evidence IEA];~go_process: GO:0009058 - biosynthetic process [Evidence IEA]) → MAPPITVVPSLETASEVIAQSKNAQFPPNLLPLTTSIPADLLTPTLAYLKIAEKSKLSFLYESAATTETIGRYSFVGAGPRKIIKTGPGHGPECDPMPILEQELSGFRVATVPGLTLPPLTGGAIGYVGYDCVRYFEPKTARPMKDILQIPESLFMLFDTIVAFDHFFQVVKVITYISIPDNDSELESVYRQGQEVLQRTIDVLLRPDYALPPQGPIIQNQEYTSNIGREGYERHVTRLKEHISKGDIFQTVPSQRLSRPTSLHPFNLFRHLRTVNPSPYLFYIDCEDFQLVGASPELLVKEEKGRIITHPIAGTVKRGKTPEEDAALANELTSSIKDRAEHVMLVDLARNDVNRVCDPITTQVDRLMVVEKFSHVQHLVSQVSGILRPEKTRFDAFRSIFPAGTVSGAPKVRAMQLIAELEGEKRGVYAGAVGYFGYNIASADGQTEMPGAMDTCIALRTMMVKNGVAYLQAGGGIVFDSDPYDEYVETLNKLGANIACIKGAEAKYLSLEEESRRA, encoded by the exons ATGGCGCCACCT ATTACCGTCGTGCCGTCCCTCGAGACCGCCAGCGAAGTTATCGCCCAGTCGAAAAATGCGCAATTTCCTCCTAACCTCCTTCCGTTGACTACGTCGATTCCGGCCGACCTGTTGACCCCCACATTGGCTTATCTGAAGATCGCGGAGAA ATCTAAATTGTCCTTCCTCTACGAGAGTGCTGCGACGACCGAGACTATTGGCAGATACAGTTTCGTCGGTGCTG GTCCCCGCAAAATCATCAAAACCGGACCCGGTCATGGCCCCGAGTGCGACCCCATGCCCATCCTGGAGCAGGAACTCTCCGGTTTTCGGGTTGCGACGGTGCCTGGCTTGACACTGCCCCCGCTCACTGGTGGTGCCATTGGATACGTGGGATATGACTGCGTGCGGTACTTCGAGCCCAAGACGGCTCGGCCGATGAAGGATATCCTCCAAATTCCGGAGTCGCTTTTCATGCTGTTCGACACGATTGTCGCCTTCGATCACTTCTTCCAGGTCGTCAAGGTCATCACATACATTTCCATTCCCGACAACGACTCGGAACTCGAGTCCGTCTACCGCCAAGGACAAGAGGTGCTCCAGCGGACCATTGACGTCCTCCTTCGACCAGACTACGCTCTTCCGCCCCAAGGCCCGATCATTCAAAACCAGGAGTACACATCGAACATCGGACGGGAAGGATACGAGCGCCATGTCACTCGGCTCAAGGAGCACATCTCCAAGGGTGACATTTTCCAGACTGTGCCGTCGCAGCGGTTGTCCCGGCCGACGTCGCTCCATCCCTTCAACCTCTTCCGTCATCTGCGCACGGTCAACCCATCTCCGTATCTCTTCTACATCGACTGCGAAGACTTCCAGCTGGTGGGAGCCAGTCCCGAGCTGCtggtcaaggaggagaagggacggATCATCACGCACCCGATTGCGGGCACGGTGAAGCGGGGGAAGACGCCCGAGGAGGATGCGGCACTGGCCAACGAGCtgaccagcagcatcaaggACCGGGCGGAACACGTGATGCTGGTGGACCTGGCGCGCAACGATGTGAACCGGGTGTGCGACCCGATCACGACGCAGGTGGAccggttgatggtggtggagaagttCTCGCACGTGCAGCATCTGGTGTCGCAGGTGTCGGGCATCCTGCGGCCGGAGAAGACGCGGTTCGATGCGTTCCGGTCGATCTTCCCGGCGGGCACGGTGTCAGGAGCGCCCAAGGTGCGGGCGATGCAGCTGATTGCGGAGCTGGAGGGCGAGAAGCGCGGAGTGTATGCGGGAGCGGTTGGCTACTTCGGGTATAACATCGCCAGCGCGGATGGCCAGACGGAGATGCCGGGGGCGATGGATACGTGCATTGCGCTGcggacgatgatggtgaagaacGGAGTGGCCTACCTGCAGGCGGGCGGCGGCATTGTGTTCGACTCGGACCCGTACGACGAGTACGTGGAGACGTTGAACAAGCTGGGGGCGAACATTGCATGCATCAAGGGGGCGGAGGCGAAGTATTTGagtctggaggaggagagtcgCCGTGCGTAG
- a CDS encoding putative AAA family ATPase (COG:O;~EggNog:ENOG410PFDY;~InterPro:IPR003959,IPR003960,IPR027417,IPR003593, IPR015415;~PFAM:PF09336,PF00004,PF07724;~go_function: GO:0005524 - ATP binding [Evidence IEA];~go_function: GO:0016887 - ATPase activity [Evidence IEA]) yields MMRPKPASSLQKTYDDCYLMCSTAVYFEGQVRDNSMLPSTASPPFLLCLLTDPLLPSTPNTYLPRSAKKQQNEEEALRSWRSALETIYYHNAYRVPSKYTPKNETERALQESIRQLELQCRERVDLLQALRESRKDSTGRSPPRTTPGWIGDGTVPAVGYTDLSKPPTIPGRPPPSTTVSSDSIRSDLQPSAAASSRPIPIPAQRTQSHSSGKTDSRTPSPERRKIMPFTLRTSDFKKLGKKKDPSRRRELRPAAASQAAGLAWGSIYNTPSSPDKTASDAALASSRQSASNDPSFRREPAPLRAHSGDGHVPRKASIPPTDDPDSRRTGRKPRVSDQPVRRSPAKKSASSTPSTTPTVSASCTPTAESQLRSSARSQSASAGPDAKDAVRSQPPPKPSVKPKPVALRSANPTSSSPRRSVEPTERLSRPPTKSTSRPRLAPTSSTEDALVPGLDRMALSGNSPVRPTPQLKRTITPPSSDPESLGPKSTEPDEEDAEVDEDDMYLDILNRLPKGVDVTAARQILNDIVVRGDEVHWDDIAGLDGAKKALKEAVVYPFLRPDLFSGLREPARGMLLFGPPGTGKTMLARAVATESKSTFFSVSASTLTSKWHGESEKLVRALFGLAKALAPSIIFVDEIDSLLSARSSGTENEASRRSKTEFLIQWSDLQRAAAGREQKDKKIGDASRVLVLAATNMPWDIDEAARRRFVRRQYIPLPEHDVREQQLRKLLSHQVHELSDEDIEVLVQVTEGFSGSDMTALAKDAAMGPLRNLGEALLHTPMDQIRPIRFQDFQASLLSIRPSVSREGLQEYEEWARQFGERGG; encoded by the exons ATGATGCGCCCCAAGCCGGCGTCTTCGCTCCAGAAGACCTACGATGACTGCTACCTGATGTGCTCCACTGCCGTCTACTTTGAAGGCCAGGTTCGTGACAACTCAATGCTACCTTCCACTGCTTCCCCCCCATTCCTCCTTTGCCTTCTCACagaccccctcctcccttccacACCAAATACTTACCTGCCCCGATCGGCAAAAAAACAGCaaaatgaagaggaagcctTGAGATCTTGGCGCTCCGCCCTGGAAACGATCTACTATCACAACGCTTATCGTGTCCCCTCCAAATACACTCCCAAAAACGAGACCGAACGTGCCCTTCAAGAGTCCATTCGCCAGCTCGAGCTTCAATGCCGCGAGCGGGTCGATCTCCTGCAGGCCCTCCGCGAAAGCAGAAAGGATTCCACCGGTCGATCGCCTCCTCGAACCACACCGGGCTGGATTGGTGACGGCACCGTCCCCGCGGTCGGATATACCGATCTCTCCAAACCCCCCACTATCCCCGGTCGCCCGCCCCCGTCCACCACCGTCAGCTCCGACTCCATCAGGAGCGATCTTCAACCCAGCGCCGCGGCTTCGTCCCggcccatccccatccccgcTCAGCGCACCCAGTCGCATTCCTCGGGCAAAACGGACTCCCGCACCCCCAGTCCCGAGCGCCGGAAGATCATGCCGTTCACCCTGCGTACTAGTGATTTCAAGAAATtgggcaagaagaaagacccCTCCCGACGGAGAGAGCTGCGGCCGGCCGCAGCTTCTCAGGCCGCCGGGCTGGCCTGGGGGAGTATCTACAACACTCCCTCTTCGCCCGACAAGACCGCCAGCGATGCTGCTCTCGCCTCCTCCCGCCAGAGCGCCTCCAATGACCCCAGCTTTCGAAGGGAGCCGGCACCCCTTCGCGCCCATTCTGGAGATGGACATGTCCCGCGGAAAGCATCCATTCCACCAACAGACGACCCAGATAGCCGTCGCACCGGACGAAAGCCCCGCGTGTCGGACCAGCCTGTCCGGCGGTCGCCTGCGAAGAAGTCGGCATCGAGCACTCCTTCGACGACACCGACAGTCTCCGCGTCTTGCACCCCCACTGCGGAGAGTCAGTTGCGGTCGTCTGCTCGTTCGCAGTCCGCCTCCGCAGGACCTGATGCGAAAGACGCCGTTCGTTCGCAGCCTCCGCCGAAGCCATCTGTTAAGCCCAAGCCGGTAGCATTGAGGTCGGCCAATccaacttcatcttccccccGACGCTCTGTTGAGCCCACGGAGCGCTTAAGCCGGCCACCGACCAAGTCAACATCGCGTCCCCGCCTCGCCCCCACATCATCTACAGAGGATGCATTGGTTCCAGGTTTAGATCGTATGGCGTTATCGGGCAATAGTCCGGTCCGACCAACACCACAGCTCAAGCGGACCATAACGCCACCGTCGAGTGACCCAGAATCGCTCGGCCCCAAGTCTACCGAgccagacgaggaagatgcagagGTAGATGAGGACGATATGTATCTGGATATATTGAACAGGCTTCCCAAGGGGGTAGACGTCACTGCTGCTCGACAGATTTTGAACGATATAGTAGTCCGCGGCGATGAAGTTCATTGGGACGATATAGCAGGTCTAGATGGCGCGAAAAAGGCGCTTAAAGAAGCCGTGGTCTACCCATTCCTCCGGCCTGATCTCTTCTCCGGTCTACGTGAGCCTGCCCGCGGCATGCTTCTATTTGGGCCTCCAGGCACAGGCAAGACGATGCTGGCGCGCGCAGTCGCTACGGAATCCAAGTCGactttcttctccgtctccgcaTCGACACTGACTTCCAAATGGCATGGTGAGAGCGAGAAGCTCGTACGTGCTCTATTCGGACTCGCCAAGGCCCTCgcgccatccatcatcttcgtcgacgAGATCGACTCGTTGCTCTCCGCCCGGTCATCAGGAACCGAGAACGAAGCCTCCCGGCGATCGAAGACGGAATTTCTCATCCAATGGTCTGACCTGCAGCGTGCAGCCGCCGGTCGCGAGCAAAAGGACAAGAAAATCGGCGACGCCAGCCGCGTGCTCGTCCTCGCGGCCACAAACATGCCCTGGGATATTGACGAAGCTGCGCGTCGTCGATTCGTGCGTCGACAATACATACCTCTCCCGGAGCACGATGTTCGCGAGCAACAGTTACGGAAATTACTCAGTCACCAGGTCCATGAACTTTCCGACGAGGATATCGAAGTTTTGGTTCAAGTCACTGAAG GCTTCTCAGGCTCCGACATGACCGCTCTCGCCAAAGACGCAGCCATGGGTCCTCTCCGTAACCTAGGCGAAGCGCTCCTGCACACCCCTATGGACCAGATCCGGCCAATACGGTTTCAGGACTTCCAGGCGAGCTTACTTTCTATTCGTCCTAGTGTGAGCAGGGAAGGGTTACAAGAATACGAAGAATGGGCTAGACAGTTTGGAGAGCGGGGAGGATAA